A stretch of Eleutherodactylus coqui strain aEleCoq1 chromosome 9, aEleCoq1.hap1, whole genome shotgun sequence DNA encodes these proteins:
- the LOC136578526 gene encoding uncharacterized protein isoform X5, whose protein sequence is MESQGVDHSPLGFTTTQIVENWDDISETFDPALFDCFSQSANDATDVNESVNHERPAQSLGHANHPWSPLRQQNGCVRMVVLSPISVAHGSQSGDSGQSVIENTCVIAGENTTLEMANLTLNPVENASVSADASSPVLQTHSESVRYPMPLEPHITINRVATPTAVKHRRNLLKRERYCVRKTPLSPVLEEPEKPGDSNTGSANGKPHAVMSNDIRVCHNATQTDTQHQLDSASISAVTCVDTQQSLVTSPHTTSSHRKRKSSDEYQVSKRSPTLRNLNDPVYRHFVTRQIQMKNTIQILCDGVIAKASECSAKASEWAAKASECLTIVSQVRTRQSELEHAPVEPLSNDELLKLVVKLRKISNALAITEPHQPPTL, encoded by the exons ATGGAAAGTCAGGGTGTCGATCATTCCCCCCTTGGATTTACTACCACCCAAATCG TAGAGAACTGGGATGACATCAGCGAAACTTTTGACCCAGCGCTATTcgattgtttctcacagtctgccaACG ATGCTACAGATGTAAATGAATCCGTAAATCACGAAAGACCAGCGCAGTCGCTGGGACACGCCAATCACCCATGGAGTCCACTAAGACAGCAAAACGGATGCGTGAGAATGGTGGTGCTATCACCTATATCGGTTGCGCATGGGAGCCAGTCGGGGGACTCCGGTCAAAGCGTCATCG AGAATACTTGTGTCATCGCTGGGGAAAACACAACATTAGAGATGGCAAACCTGACGCTAAACCCTGTGGAAAATGCGAGTGTATCAGCGGATGCATCTAGCCCTGTGTTACAGACACACAGCGAATCCGTGAGATACCCGATGCCGCTAGAACCACACATAACCATCAACCGCGTCGCCACACCAACTGCTGTCAAACATCGCCGCAACTTATTGAAGCGTGAGAGATACTGTGTGAGAAAAACACCGCTATCCCCTGTTTTGGAAGAGCCCGAAAAGCCTGGGGACAGCAACACTGGTTCCGCTAATGGTAAGCCGCATGCCGTAATGTCAAATGATATTCGGgtttgtcataatgcaacacaaACTGATACACAACACCAACTAGACAGTGCTAGTATTAGCGCAGTAACATGTGTTGATACTCAGCAGTCGCTAGTTACCTCACCACACACAACTTCATCTCACAGAAAGAGAAAATCATCTGATGAGTATCAAGTTTCAAAAAGATCGCCAACACTGAGAAACCTTAACGATCCTGTTTACCGTCACTTTGTGACGCGACAGATACAGATGAAAAATACGATACAGATTCTATGTGACGGCGTTATCGCTAAGGCATCAGAATGTAGCGCTAAGGCATCAGAATGGGCCGCTAAAGCATCAGAATGTCTCACTATAGTTTCCCAAGTGAGGACGAGGCAATCAGAACTAGAGCACGCACCTGTAGAGCCCCTTAGTAACGATGAACTTTTAAAACTAGTTGTAAAGTTGCGAAAGATTTCCAACGCGCTCGCTATTACGGAGCCCCACCAGCCCCCCACCTTATGA
- the LOC136578527 gene encoding uncharacterized protein F54H12.2-like encodes MAFIHDGSVECTKSELDIFTIPPTQTSIEKSLFVEVLPIAALTDNTPLEFFISGSGEYYYDLNNTLLHLTCRIVKQDNTPIADGARVGFINYPIATLFNQVDITLGDRLISQSDNLYSYRAFIETILNYSGQTLASQFTAGLFYKDSAGHHHERTLDGLNVGFAKRAAATHRSKTVELLGPIYGDIFNQPKLILNGLDLKIKLTRNKDSFCLMAADPDGFKVQILHASIFIKRVQVSPAVRIGHSQALLATTAKYTLDRTNLKVFSIAIGSRIATHENLFLGQIPKTVILAFVDNEAFSGSFQKNPLCFHHYSVNHAALYLDGQQIPARPFQPDFEAELAIREYMALVHISGKQRADNSISIDRNEFVSGYTFFAFDLSPDMEPGTHFSLVKTGNLRAEVRFSVPTPHTVNMLVYASSPAILEINHRREVLYDYN; translated from the coding sequence ATGGCGTTCATACACGACGGATCTGTAGAGTGCACTAAATCTGAGTTGGATATTTTCACCATACCGCCAACGCAGACAAGtattgaaaaatctttatttgttgaAGTCCTGCCTATCGCTGCCCTCACTGACAACACGCCGTTGGAATTCTTCATATCGGGTAGCGGCGAATATTACTACGACTTAAATAACACCCTCCTGCACTTAACCTGTCGTATAGTTAAACAAGATAACACACCCATCGCCGATGGTGCACGTGTGGGCTTTATTAATTACCCAATAGCCACACTTTTTAACCAAGTGGACATCACATTGGGGGATCGACTAATCTCACAATCCGATAATCTTTATAGCTATAGAGCGTTCATCGAGACAATTTTAAATTATAGTGGTCAAACGCTCGCATCCCAATTTACAGCAGGCCTGTTTTACAAGGATTCGGCGGGTCACCACCATGAAAGGACACTCGACGGTCTAAATGTAGGCTTCGCTAAAAGAGCTGCAGCAACACATCGCTCTAAAACTGTGGAGCTTCTGGGGCCTATTTATGGTGATATATTTAACCAACCGAAACTTATCTTGAACGGTCTGGATTTAAAGATAAAACTGACAAGGAATAAAGACTCGTTCTGCTTGATGGCAGCAGACCCTGATGGATTTAAAGTTCAAATCCTTCATGCTTCAATTTTCATCAAGAGAGTACAAGTATCCCCAGCCGTCCGCATAGGCCACAGCCAGGCGCTACTAGCAACCACCGCTAAATATACTTTGGATAGGACGAATCTCAAAGTCTTCAGCATAGCAATCGGAAGCCGTATAGCAACCCATGAAAATTTGTTCCTGGGTCAAATACCTAAAACTGTGATATTAGCctttgtggacaatgaagcctttagcggtAGCTTCCAAAAAAATCCTCTCTGTTTTCACCATTATTCCGTAAACCACGCGGCCTTGTATCTGGATGGTCAACAGATTCCGGCCAGGCCTTTTCAGCCTGATTTTGAGGCCGAATTAGCTATTAGGGAATATATGGCTCTCGTGCATATCTCTGGAAAGCAGCGAGCAGACAACTCGATTTCGATTGACAGAAATGAGTTCGTTAGCGGATACACATTTTTTGCATTCGATCTGTCACCGGACATGGAGCCCGGGACGCACTTCTCGCTCGTTAAAACCGGGAACCTGCGTGCGGAAGTACGCTTCTCAGTCCCTACCCCTCACACGGTTAACATGCTTGTCTACGCGTCAAGTCCCGCTATTCTGGAAATAAATCACAGAAGAGAAGTTCTGTACGATTACAATTAA
- the LOC136578526 gene encoding uncharacterized protein isoform X3 has product MHFQMESQGVDHSPLGFTTTQIVENWDDISETFDPALFDCFSQSANDATDVNESVNHERPAQSLGHANHPWSPLRQQNGCVRMVVLSPISVAHGSQSGDSGQSVIENTCVIAGENTTLEMANLTLNPVENASVSADASSPVLQTHSESVRYPMPLEPHITINRVATPTAVKHRRNLLKRERYCVRKTPLSPVLEEPEKPGDSNTGSANGKPHAVMSNDIRVCHNATQTDTQHQLDSASISAVTCVDTQQSLVTSPHTTSSHRKRKSSDEYQVSKRSPTLRNLNDPVYRHFVTRQIQMKNTIQILCDGVIAKASECSAKASEWAAKASECLTIVSQVRTRQSELEHAPVEPLSNDELLKLVVKLRKISNALAITEPHQPPTL; this is encoded by the exons ATGCATTTTCAGATGGAAAGTCAGGGTGTCGATCATTCCCCCCTTGGATTTACTACCACCCAAATCG TAGAGAACTGGGATGACATCAGCGAAACTTTTGACCCAGCGCTATTcgattgtttctcacagtctgccaACG ATGCTACAGATGTAAATGAATCCGTAAATCACGAAAGACCAGCGCAGTCGCTGGGACACGCCAATCACCCATGGAGTCCACTAAGACAGCAAAACGGATGCGTGAGAATGGTGGTGCTATCACCTATATCGGTTGCGCATGGGAGCCAGTCGGGGGACTCCGGTCAAAGCGTCATCG AGAATACTTGTGTCATCGCTGGGGAAAACACAACATTAGAGATGGCAAACCTGACGCTAAACCCTGTGGAAAATGCGAGTGTATCAGCGGATGCATCTAGCCCTGTGTTACAGACACACAGCGAATCCGTGAGATACCCGATGCCGCTAGAACCACACATAACCATCAACCGCGTCGCCACACCAACTGCTGTCAAACATCGCCGCAACTTATTGAAGCGTGAGAGATACTGTGTGAGAAAAACACCGCTATCCCCTGTTTTGGAAGAGCCCGAAAAGCCTGGGGACAGCAACACTGGTTCCGCTAATGGTAAGCCGCATGCCGTAATGTCAAATGATATTCGGgtttgtcataatgcaacacaaACTGATACACAACACCAACTAGACAGTGCTAGTATTAGCGCAGTAACATGTGTTGATACTCAGCAGTCGCTAGTTACCTCACCACACACAACTTCATCTCACAGAAAGAGAAAATCATCTGATGAGTATCAAGTTTCAAAAAGATCGCCAACACTGAGAAACCTTAACGATCCTGTTTACCGTCACTTTGTGACGCGACAGATACAGATGAAAAATACGATACAGATTCTATGTGACGGCGTTATCGCTAAGGCATCAGAATGTAGCGCTAAGGCATCAGAATGGGCCGCTAAAGCATCAGAATGTCTCACTATAGTTTCCCAAGTGAGGACGAGGCAATCAGAACTAGAGCACGCACCTGTAGAGCCCCTTAGTAACGATGAACTTTTAAAACTAGTTGTAAAGTTGCGAAAGATTTCCAACGCGCTCGCTATTACGGAGCCCCACCAGCCCCCCACCTTATGA
- the LOC136578526 gene encoding uncharacterized protein isoform X4 — MHFQMESQGVDHSPLGFTTTQIENWDDISETFDPALFDCFSQSANDATDVNESVNHERPAQSLGHANHPWSPLRQQNGCVRMVVLSPISVAHGSQSGDSGQSVIENTCVIAGENTTLEMANLTLNPVENASVSADASSPVLQTHSESVRYPMPLEPHITINRVATPTAVKHRRNLLKRERYCVRKTPLSPVLEEPEKPGDSNTGSANGKPHAVMSNDIRVCHNATQTDTQHQLDSASISAVTCVDTQQSLVTSPHTTSSHRKRKSSDEYQVSKRSPTLRNLNDPVYRHFVTRQIQMKNTIQILCDGVIAKASECSAKASEWAAKASECLTIVSQVRTRQSELEHAPVEPLSNDELLKLVVKLRKISNALAITEPHQPPTL, encoded by the exons ATGCATTTTCAGATGGAAAGTCAGGGTGTCGATCATTCCCCCCTTGGATTTACTACCACCCAAATCG AGAACTGGGATGACATCAGCGAAACTTTTGACCCAGCGCTATTcgattgtttctcacagtctgccaACG ATGCTACAGATGTAAATGAATCCGTAAATCACGAAAGACCAGCGCAGTCGCTGGGACACGCCAATCACCCATGGAGTCCACTAAGACAGCAAAACGGATGCGTGAGAATGGTGGTGCTATCACCTATATCGGTTGCGCATGGGAGCCAGTCGGGGGACTCCGGTCAAAGCGTCATCG AGAATACTTGTGTCATCGCTGGGGAAAACACAACATTAGAGATGGCAAACCTGACGCTAAACCCTGTGGAAAATGCGAGTGTATCAGCGGATGCATCTAGCCCTGTGTTACAGACACACAGCGAATCCGTGAGATACCCGATGCCGCTAGAACCACACATAACCATCAACCGCGTCGCCACACCAACTGCTGTCAAACATCGCCGCAACTTATTGAAGCGTGAGAGATACTGTGTGAGAAAAACACCGCTATCCCCTGTTTTGGAAGAGCCCGAAAAGCCTGGGGACAGCAACACTGGTTCCGCTAATGGTAAGCCGCATGCCGTAATGTCAAATGATATTCGGgtttgtcataatgcaacacaaACTGATACACAACACCAACTAGACAGTGCTAGTATTAGCGCAGTAACATGTGTTGATACTCAGCAGTCGCTAGTTACCTCACCACACACAACTTCATCTCACAGAAAGAGAAAATCATCTGATGAGTATCAAGTTTCAAAAAGATCGCCAACACTGAGAAACCTTAACGATCCTGTTTACCGTCACTTTGTGACGCGACAGATACAGATGAAAAATACGATACAGATTCTATGTGACGGCGTTATCGCTAAGGCATCAGAATGTAGCGCTAAGGCATCAGAATGGGCCGCTAAAGCATCAGAATGTCTCACTATAGTTTCCCAAGTGAGGACGAGGCAATCAGAACTAGAGCACGCACCTGTAGAGCCCCTTAGTAACGATGAACTTTTAAAACTAGTTGTAAAGTTGCGAAAGATTTCCAACGCGCTCGCTATTACGGAGCCCCACCAGCCCCCCACCTTATGA
- the LOC136578526 gene encoding uncharacterized protein isoform X6, with the protein MESQGVDHSPLGFTTTQIENWDDISETFDPALFDCFSQSANDATDVNESVNHERPAQSLGHANHPWSPLRQQNGCVRMVVLSPISVAHGSQSGDSGQSVIENTCVIAGENTTLEMANLTLNPVENASVSADASSPVLQTHSESVRYPMPLEPHITINRVATPTAVKHRRNLLKRERYCVRKTPLSPVLEEPEKPGDSNTGSANGKPHAVMSNDIRVCHNATQTDTQHQLDSASISAVTCVDTQQSLVTSPHTTSSHRKRKSSDEYQVSKRSPTLRNLNDPVYRHFVTRQIQMKNTIQILCDGVIAKASECSAKASEWAAKASECLTIVSQVRTRQSELEHAPVEPLSNDELLKLVVKLRKISNALAITEPHQPPTL; encoded by the exons ATGGAAAGTCAGGGTGTCGATCATTCCCCCCTTGGATTTACTACCACCCAAATCG AGAACTGGGATGACATCAGCGAAACTTTTGACCCAGCGCTATTcgattgtttctcacagtctgccaACG ATGCTACAGATGTAAATGAATCCGTAAATCACGAAAGACCAGCGCAGTCGCTGGGACACGCCAATCACCCATGGAGTCCACTAAGACAGCAAAACGGATGCGTGAGAATGGTGGTGCTATCACCTATATCGGTTGCGCATGGGAGCCAGTCGGGGGACTCCGGTCAAAGCGTCATCG AGAATACTTGTGTCATCGCTGGGGAAAACACAACATTAGAGATGGCAAACCTGACGCTAAACCCTGTGGAAAATGCGAGTGTATCAGCGGATGCATCTAGCCCTGTGTTACAGACACACAGCGAATCCGTGAGATACCCGATGCCGCTAGAACCACACATAACCATCAACCGCGTCGCCACACCAACTGCTGTCAAACATCGCCGCAACTTATTGAAGCGTGAGAGATACTGTGTGAGAAAAACACCGCTATCCCCTGTTTTGGAAGAGCCCGAAAAGCCTGGGGACAGCAACACTGGTTCCGCTAATGGTAAGCCGCATGCCGTAATGTCAAATGATATTCGGgtttgtcataatgcaacacaaACTGATACACAACACCAACTAGACAGTGCTAGTATTAGCGCAGTAACATGTGTTGATACTCAGCAGTCGCTAGTTACCTCACCACACACAACTTCATCTCACAGAAAGAGAAAATCATCTGATGAGTATCAAGTTTCAAAAAGATCGCCAACACTGAGAAACCTTAACGATCCTGTTTACCGTCACTTTGTGACGCGACAGATACAGATGAAAAATACGATACAGATTCTATGTGACGGCGTTATCGCTAAGGCATCAGAATGTAGCGCTAAGGCATCAGAATGGGCCGCTAAAGCATCAGAATGTCTCACTATAGTTTCCCAAGTGAGGACGAGGCAATCAGAACTAGAGCACGCACCTGTAGAGCCCCTTAGTAACGATGAACTTTTAAAACTAGTTGTAAAGTTGCGAAAGATTTCCAACGCGCTCGCTATTACGGAGCCCCACCAGCCCCCCACCTTATGA